One stretch of Zonotrichia leucophrys gambelii isolate GWCS_2022_RI unplaced genomic scaffold, RI_Zleu_2.0 Scaffold_100_160040, whole genome shotgun sequence DNA includes these proteins:
- the LOC135460797 gene encoding uncharacterized protein LOC135460797 has product MEAKELFLVLLQPQVTVVAILGELPDTLPTRDEMPLRSLEYLHLKLVDFSGKLSGTMKCNDDTWWHRDVTSNNKAPPASLSQALAAYENTPWTTWDHVKMEAWHMLGSADKRLENWAELARAAPVLLSSCRDLAAEVTSLEATAWAREQPDENAWFWAAQKNMVELGQARGKDEEAEVLATWEAQVREQAMVAASVATRATKVRERVEEALGLLERLVAACDEATVFPRELQRLLRDIEATLEGTNEASPDVPEGLVAKVAVVERLWEANARLAKDHLLGTLQDIKFFFTTGPDRHNACGVAERCQRAIEDIPRLLQPPERPQTIPRVSQLSPALLQPQVTVVAILGELLDTLPRWDEMPLKSLEYLHLKLVHFCRKLGGTTEFIDDTWWHRDATSNNEARPASLSRALAAYENTPWTTWDCVKMVASHWLESVNKCLESSAELGRKATELLNICRDLATKAATKAAAATALARELLALAARYRTAQENMVEQGQAPGGEEGAQVVARYEAQARREARVAASWATRATIVRQRLEAALWLLGSLVAACDKAATFPQELQRRVGDIKDTLKGTNEASPNVPEDLVANVAEAERLWEANNRLAKDHLRGVVQDITKFYFTGGCTSPSTHGVAERCLRAIEDIPRLLQPPECPQSVPKVFLMSMELQKLSLTLLKHNVLSPSGIAIRTPILLTLPPPCAWPWPHVRIPHGPRGVRRDRVTMVASKWHSLMSTEDSWAQLTREAIKHHSVLPGAAARGWADHRHYKGDGGAVLQFPLWQPR; this is encoded by the exons ATGGAGGCCAAAGAG ctgttcctggtcctgctgcagccacaggtcaCTGTGGTTGCCATCCTGGGTGAGCTGCCGGACACCCTGCCCACACGGGACGAGATGCCGCTCAGGTCCCTAGAGTACCTGCACTTGAAGCTGGTGGACTTCAGCGGGAAGCTCAGCGGCACCATGAAGTGCAATGATGACACCTGGTGGCACCGTGATGTCACCTCCAACAATAaagcccctcctgcctccctgagCCAGGCTCTGGCCGCCTATGAGAACACCCCATGGACCACCTGGGACCATGTGAAAATGGAGGCCTGGCACATGCTGGGGTCGGCGGATAAGCGGCTGGAGAACTGGGCTGagctggccagggcagcccctgtgctcctcagcagctgcagggatttgGCCGCCGAAGTCACCTCTCTGGAGGCCACTGCCTGGGCCAGGGAGCAGCCGGACGAGAATGCCTGGTTTTGGGCAGCTCAGAAAAACATGGTGGAGCTGGGTCAGGCCCGTGGCAAGGATGAGGAGGCCGAGGTTTTGGCCACGTGGGAAGCCCAGGTGAGGGAACAGGCCATGGTGGCTGCCAGCGTTGCAACAAGGGCCACCAAGGTGAGAGAGCGGGTGGAGgaggccctggggctgctggagcgcTTGGTGGCCGCGTGTGACGAAGCCACCGTGTTCCCCCGGGAGCTGCAGCGCCTGCTCAGGGACATCGAGGCTACCCTGGAAGGGACAAATGAGGcgtcccctgatgtccccgaGGGCTTGGTGGCCAAGGTGGCTGTGGTTGAGCGGCTGTGGGAGGCCAACGCCCGCCTGGCCAAGGAtcacctgctggggacacttcAAGATATCAAGTTCTTTTTCACTACTGGTCCCGACCGCCACAATGCCTGTGGTGTGGCCGAGCGATGCCAAAGAGCCATCGAGGACATCCCAAGGCTCCTTCAACCTCCGGAGCGTCCCCAGACCatccccagagtgtcccaa ttgtccccagccctgctgcagccacaggtcaCTGTGGTGGCCATCCTGGGTGAGCTGCTGGACACCCTGCCCAGGTGGGACGAGATGCCACTCAAGTCCCTAGAGTACCTGCACTTGAAGCTGGTGCACTTCTGCAGGAAGCTCGGGGGCACCACGGAGTTCATTGATGACACCTGGTGGCACCGCGATGCCACCTCAAACAATGAAGCCCGTCCCGCCTCCCTGAGCCGAGCTCTGGCCGCCTACGAGAACACCCCATGGACCACCTGGGACTGTGTGAAAATGGTGGCCAGCCACTGGCTGGAGTCAGTGAATAAGTGCCTGGAGAGCAGcgctgagctgggcaggaaggCCACTGAGCTCCTCAACATCTGCAGGGATTTGGCCACTAAGGCGGCCACCAAGGCAGCCGCCGCCACTGCCttggccagggagctgctggccctggctgccCGTTATAGGACAGCTCAGGAAAACATGGTGGAGCAGGGTCAGGCCCCGGGCGGGGAGGAGGGGGCCCAGGTGGTGGCCAGGTATGAAGCCCAGGCGAGGAGAGAGGCCAGggtggctgccagctgggcaaCAAGAGCCACCATAGTGAGACAGCGGCTGGAGGCggccctgtggctgctggggagcttGGTGGCCGCGTGTGACAAAGCTGCCACattcccccaggagctgcagcgcAGGGTTGGGGACATCAAGGATACCCTGAAGGGGACAAATGAGGcatcccccaatgtccctgaggACTTGGTGGCCAACGTGGCTGAGGCAGAGCGGCTGTGGGAGGCCAACAACCGCCTGGCCAAGGATCACCTGAGGGGAGTAGTTCAGGACATCACCAAGTTCTACTTCACTGGTGGTtgcaccagccccagcacccatgGGGTGGCCGAGCGGTGCCTAAGAGCCATCGAGGACATCCCAAGACTCCTTCAACCTCCGGAGTGTCCCCAGAGCGTCCCCAAGGTGTTCCTAATGAGCATGGAGCTCCAAAAG CTGTCCTTGACCCTGCTGAAGCACAACGTGCTGAGCCCTTCTGGCATCGCTATTAGAACTCCAATCTTGCTGACACTCCCACCTCCTTGTGCCTGGCCCTGGCCACATGTGAGAATACCGCATGGACCACGTGGGGTGAGAAGGGACCGGGTGACAATGGTGGCCAGCAAGTGGCACAGTTTGATGTCCACGGAGGACAGCTGGGCCCAGCTGACCAGAGAGGCCATCAAGCATCACAGTGTTCTCCCGGGAGCTGCGGCGCGTGGCTGGGCAGATCACAGACACTATAAGGGGGAtgggggagctgtgctgcaatTTCCGCTTTGGCAGCCAAGGTGA